A stretch of DNA from Dioscorea cayenensis subsp. rotundata cultivar TDr96_F1 chromosome 4, TDr96_F1_v2_PseudoChromosome.rev07_lg8_w22 25.fasta, whole genome shotgun sequence:
AGCACAATACAGAAAGTTCACTCAAATAAGAATCCAACAATCTCATACGCACAAAGTTCAATCTTCCGATGAAGCAGCCAAACGaaggataaaaattaaaatcattttgCATTAAACTAATAAACCCCAGCAAAACCCTAACCATAAAATCATCTTGCATTAAACTGATAAACCCCAGTAAAACCCTAACCGTAAAAGAAcgcaattaaaaaacaacagtTCAAGAATCCAAAGAACTTACAAAATCAAAACCCATTCAAGAACAACGGAGCAGGATCCTATACCTGAACATGAGCCTCGTAGTTGTATGGATTCTCAGCAAGAGATCTCTCCAGAGCTGAAACACGGAGCTCATCAGCCTCTTCATCGTCCGAATCCGAGTCCGAATCCGAGTCATCATCTTCGGAAGAGCTACTAGGTTTTTTCTCCTTCAACGCAGCTCCACCGAGATCAACGGACGCATTCTCACCCGCTACGGTTTGCTCCGTCATCTCCACAACGGAGTCCTCCTCGAGATTCTCTTCGGCCTCCATGCTATCCTCCATTGCCGCCGATGAGGGATCGCCATCGGGTTCTCTCTCCATGGAACCCGATGAGGCCAGTGCTGAATATGCTGATGTTTGGAGAGGGGTTTTGCTCCCTTTATAGTCTTCATCCTCAGCGGCTTTTGACCGTTGGATTGGATGGCCGAATATGAACCGTTGGATTAACtagtgctatatatatatatatatatatatatatatcaaaaatatcGAAAAACTTTCCcctatttttgcttttttcgttttttagtccctctaatataaaataaagattttttagTCTTCGATTTagacatttatatttttttatatctaaaagGATGAAAAATACTGGGATGACTAAAAGAAAGTggatttttatattagaggactaaaaagcaaaaaaacacacatgcaaaaataaaagaactattttgatatttacaccatatatatatatatatatatgaaccgttattatttgggtttttttgGTATACATCCTGAAAAAACTGTTAATTGGACTTCCACATTCACAAgtaatttttttggaagaacATCAAACTATGGTTTTTTCATTTTGAGACCGAAAGTTCAATTTGAATAgttattaaacttcaattttgttttactcGAGTAGTTAGCAAAAGATTCCGGGCATTTTGTTATGATATAGATGCCCAAGATCCTTTTATTAGAACATATATGATACACTTGTCATCAACTGGCAATTCTATCTCATTTgtaagaattttcaacattagatcataaaatatatcatattcCCGAGTAatcatctaataaaataaaattaaagtcgaataatgattttgattcaaattgaagttttgaaaaaaaaaaattacatagttTAGTGtactataaaaacaaatttagtaatatacatatatttaagtaatgcatgttaaaaaaaaatagaaaattaataaattaaacaatgtaatatttacaatatttccatttttatttatatacatttatatatatatatatatatatatataaattgatccACTTTGCATGTCCACTCTCAACAAGCATGCCAAGCTCTGTGCGCGTTTCCAGGCCGCGTCTCGGCACGCCCAACACCTGTTCGCCACAATGCCACAACCAACAACAACCCAAGCGCACGGCAACGCCGTGCAGCTACCCGGCTCATTCCCGGACGCCTCTGCTTTCCCGCAGCTCATCAAGTCTCTCGGCTGCCACGCCGTCACAGTCCATGCGCATGTCTTGAAGCTGGGACTTATGTCTGATCGCTACATCCGCAATTCGGTCTTGTGTTACTACGCAAAGTATGGGCCTTTCTTGTGTGCACTGagtttgtttgatgaaatgcctgacAGAGGAATTGTTGACTGGAATTCAATGCTCTCAGGGTTTTGGAAATGGAGTAGCAAGGAAGATGCTTgcaaggtgtttgatgaaatgcctgagCGCAATGTTGTTTCTTGGACTGTGATGGTTAGTGGACTTGCGAGGGCTGGAGAGTTGGAGGAGGCACGGAGAGTGTTTGAGTTAATGCCGGAAAGAAGTGTCGTCTCATGGAATGCAGTGCTTTCGGGTTATGTGAAGAATGGGCTGCCGGATGAATGCTTGTTCTTGTTCAATAAGATGATGAATTCCGGCGTTCGCCCGAATGAGACATCTTGGGTCACTGTTATCTCTGCGTGCGCGTCCAAGGGTGATTTGCAGCTTGCTAGAACATTAGTTCAACAGCTCGAAGAAAGCCGAGTGAATCTGAATTTTTATGTTAAGACCGCGCTTATAGACATGTATGCGAAATGTGGGTGTTTGGAGAAAGCAAGTGAGATGTTTGCTACAATGAAGGATCGAAATTCAGTGACATGGAACGCTATGATCTCGGCATACATCAGAGGAGGTGATGTTCAATCAGCAAGAAAGTTGTTTAATAGAATGCATGCAAAAGATGTCATCTCATGGAACACGATGATCTCAGGCTATGTGCAACATGGACAATGGACGAGAGCAATTGAGCTATTCAAAGAGATTTCATTGTTGAATAATATGAAACCGGATGAATTCACAATGTCAAGTGTTATCGCAGCTTGCGGGCATCTTGGTATCATAGAGTTTGGCCGATCGTTAGTTGATTACATTGCTGAAAACAGGATTCCCTTAAGCCTTTCAGGGTATAATTCgctgattttcttttattcaagGTGTGGGAGTTTGGAAGAAGCCAAGAAAATTTTCGAAGAAATGCCCGAGAGGGATGTGTTTTCATACAATTCATTGATATCTGGCCTTGCCGCTAATGGCAATGGTTATGAGGTTCTCAAGTtgttgaagaaaatgaagaatgaTGGAATTGAACCAGATGCCATCACATATATCGGAACACTTACTGCTTTGAGCCATTCCGGACAACTAGATGAAGGTTTCCGAGTGTTTGCAATGATTAAAACTCTGACCGTAGATCACTATGCATGCATGGTAGATCTATTAGGCCGTGCTGGCCGATTAGATGAAGTGATGAGTTTGATCAGTGAGATGCCCGTGAAGCCACATTCGGGAGTTTATGGGGCTCTACTTAATGCGAGCCGCATTCACAAACGTGTTGATCTTGGTGAGTTTGCGGCGAAAGAGCTCTTTGAGCTTGAACCAGAAAATTCAGGCAACTACATTTTGCTGTCGAATATGTATGCCTCGAATAGAAGGTGGGAAGAAGTGGAGAAACTAAGGAAAATGATGAGAGAAAAAGGTGTATTAAAAACGGTTGGATCTAGTTGGTTAGAATTTTCGCGGGAAAATTCATCGGTTTGTCTCTGGCGATCAATCACATTGCCGATTGGATGATATATATCAAGTGTTGGAGGATTTGGGGGAAAGGATGAGAACAATGGGGTATATAGCTGATAGAAGTTGTGTTCTAAGGGAtgtagaagatgaagagaaggaaGAGATGGTGAGAGCTCACAGTGAGAAGTTGGCAGTTGGATTTGGACTGCTTGTTTTGGAGGGAGGGATAGTGATTAGAGTGGTGAAAAACCTTAGAATTTGTGAGGATTGCCATGTTTTTATTAAGATGGTTTCAAAGTTGGAGGGGAGAGTGATCATGGTGAGGGATAACAACAGGTTTCATAGCTTCATAGATGGCAAATGTTCTTGCAATGATTATTGGTGAAGTTTAGGTACTAAATACAAACTATTGTAAATTGTGTTTGATTAACGTTATTTGTACCGAATAACTTTTACTGAATTGATTGACTGCATGAATAATCACTCAAGATCAGAGCGATGTATTTCGGGATTATCATGTCACCGAGAAATTTTTGCACTATCTTGTAGCTTGAGTTTTATTCCCACACAAAATTGCAAGTGAAAAgcagaaaatataagattaacaTCACACAGTTGGACATAACCTTGATTCAGAGTTCATACTGCTCATGCATTAAGATTGAGAAAATGCAAGAATAAGTCCATCCCATATTTTAATAAAGTGAGACAAAGATTTGAAGGTATATCAACAAAATAGCAGGCTAACAAGCATCACACTTTTGGACAATGAAGACAGTTATCCATGACAAAAGCAGTGTTTCAGCCCTGAAGAGAACAATAAACatgaatgaaaattaaaaggaaacatGGAAGACGGACAAGTCTGGAAACATAGATCCTGATTTCCATACAGATAAAGTTCCATATCTGCATTGAAAATGGTCCAACAAAGATGTTTATGTAGGCAGTTTCTAATATAATCAACCTAGATGACTACTGCTTGAATCATGCTCTAGCTCTCTTGTTGTTACTGCAGGCAGGGCACTTGTACTGCTTAATATGTTCAGCTCGGGCGGGGGTGATCTTTACACACTTGCCATGGAACCATTTCTCACACATGTCACAGCAGATCCAGAATTCGTCATTTGCATAGTTGTCACCACAGGCCCCACACAGAGTGTTACCATGCTCCTCGTCATCCTCTTCCTCATCATCCTCTTCTCCACTGTCTTCTTCATCCTTTGGTGGAGGTGCCTTCGAGGGCTTGGTTTGAGAGTCCTGGTGCTGAGGCTGTTGATGAGGAAGAGAATGGAAATTAGGTCAGGgtgataagaaagaaaaaacatgtTGGATTATGCAAACAGTTGATAGTTACCGTCTTTGAGATTGGCTTGTTGCTCTTGCTACTGGGAGTTTTctcttttgattgcttcttcacACTTCCAGTCACAACCTCAAATATGGTGGGGAGATTGTTGATCATTTGAAAGAGTCGCCTCCTGTGATGGTGTTGCCATAAGGGAAACAAAGAAGTTGTCAATTATCAAAGCCAGCAGAATAAAAAATGTGATGCATCTGGAATGGAAGAGATGAACAAGGATCTGAATTGATGCATCATGGATCATGGACATACAGAAAAAATAAAGACTAACTTGCACATGaaccaaaaattcaaaagaaacattattatttaGCAAATAACATGCAAATGCACCATTTTGTTTCAgtattccccaaaaaaaaaaaagataaacccATGCCTAAATATCAACCCTGTTAGCGACCACAGTAAAATGCAATTATTTTTCAGATACATCTACTAATCAGTAGAATATGACAGTccataaaaaattcaatttcatgGATCATGTAACTAAAATTTTTTGGCAGCTATTCAAATACTTGAGTAAACCAGCGCATCAGGCAAATCAATCATGATACCATAGCAACCAAAGTTTATACTGGTTTAGCCAATGAACATGAACTTTGAACTGCAGAACCATcactttttattgttgtttgaaAATTCAATAAAGTTATTGAGAAACAAAGGCACAAGAAAactccaagaaaatgctctgcAGGATATAACCACCatttttagaaagaaattaTACACTGCTCATTAAAAATGTCTTTCAAATATCAGACCATACAAATTCCGGTCAGCATCAATTCATTTTCTAAATTGATCTAACAGGAAAGACAAAACACAATGGAAGAacttatttaaaacaataatacatAATCATGCTTCACATACCAACAATTTCATCTGCAGCTGCTTGTTGAAGCAAGTGTAGGAAAATGGGCCAATAGTGTCATCCATATGGAAACCATTCTTTACTCAGAAAAACTGTAATATTAATTCAACAGTTCTTAAGCTAAAAACAGCACATAACTAACTATCCAAACACATATACCATATGGTCACACTCAATCACCAATAATGTCCCTATTCGTAAATTGGTGAAGCATGACAATGTAAATAACTATTGAACCTCAGTAACAATTTTTAGATAGATGTATGAGCTCAGTTATTTTCAGCATACTTCAGTGCGACAGAGTCAACAGACTACACGTTTACAAGATGCCCTGATTAAACTTTTAAACCTTGTGTACAAGAAAGAAATTCGTATGCTATAATTAGGTTGAAAATAAAATCTCCACGTTGCACTAAAATATTTCACAATGAACATTAATACCTTTATAACTATGTCAAGCATGATTGCTCAATGTATGGTATACCTGTGTTGGAAAAATATCACTCAATCAAACATGAAAGTTGTAAACTTATATCATACCAATGCGTATAGTTCCACAATctgtattttagtaaaaaagaaGTCCATGGATTATATCTAGCAAATTTGAAGCCATAGTATGTCAATCATCAGCAAACACGAATAGAAAGACTGACAATACAAAAAGATCAAGCTACCTGGCATCCTTATCAAATCCAAAACGTgctccaaaataaaatgcaacagCCAACAACCACGCATCACTGTGAACTGCAACCAGTGCCAGCCAATCCTTTTCTTCCATCCCATCTCTGGCAAAATTAATGCCCAACGCTGGCTCAGGGAGTTCAGGAGGCACTTCTTCCGCAGGCAAAGTAACTTCCCATGTCTCATCAGGCAGTCCATACAAGCATAAATTCTCCTTTTCTGCAGTAAACCATACCATATAATTAATCACAAAAAAGTATTAACATTGATAACCAACTCAATCAAACATAAATGATAAATCCCATTTTCTTCTAAAATTGCGGcaaacaacatacaaaacaatCTCATAACTTCTCTACAATGAAACAGCAAATCTAACATATACCAATTGTAGCATTATGACAATTAAAAATCTACTTAACATACTGCAGCTTGCATGGTACTAAAATCAAGTTCCTACAGTcaaaatttagaggaaaaaaaaattcaggaaTTATGAATccagaaaaattaaaaggagtAGATAAgcaacaaaaacataagaataatAAAACGCTGATGAGCAAAATCACAGTCATACAGAGAGTCAAACCTACataaaactagaaaaagaaaacaatcataGTCCTTGTAGTCCATCCATCAATCatccaataaacaaaaaaaagaaggaaaatcaaTTCTCAGGCATCCTTTGTATTGAAGAcccaaaaccacaaaatcaaagatttaaGCTTAGAGAACGAACCAGGATCGCATTGCTTGTAGAACTTCTCCACATCTACAACCACACCAATCAAACAGAACATTAATACCAGacatcaaaacacaaaacaaaaatggaaaaatagattaccaaaaaccaaaaaggaTTTCGAGAACCGATACCAGTAGTGAGGGCCTTAATCATGCCAGCTCGTCGGCCCCTAAAATCCCGGAAGACTTCCTCCGCCGTCCGCGGGTTGTACGCCCCCGCTCCGCTCTCCATCTCCGCTTCCTCAATGGATCTCTAATGGCGGAAAACAGCAAAGATTCACCTCGAATCGAAGGGAAAACAGCGCCTCGAATGGAGGATTAGGAACGAACGCTCGAAAAACTCTCGATTGCCGATGAAAAATTAGGGTTCCAAAAGggaaaattagggtttttagggttttatgtCTCgccctttttctctctttactatttttctcaTCTCTGTTCTTTTCCTTTATAAGTTTTCGCTTTCTCTGGAATTTAGATGCGGTTCTGAATTATTTTACACTGAACCCCCTgagtttttcttaattttgaaatttttttatttttttcaaaaaaacaaccCCTGTCATTTCTCATAAAGTTctataatcaaaatttatatataattttgagtgatttaaaaatatatatatatataatttctcaaaaaattaaCTCCATCTGTATCTATTATTTTATGGACCTGATATTGTAGCATGTTGTTTATTCATTGTTTACCATATCCCAGTGTTGATCACTTGTCAGAAGAGTTATATTATCTACCTCTTCATAGTTGAATAACACAAAAAATTTACATTCGTTGATTATAGTTCCTAATATATTATCGTAAATGCATATGGTAAGTTTTCATTATTCTGTTAGTTTACCAGTAGATTTATAATAGATATAGTTAAGTTTCATAATTATCTTTGTATCTATTTATtcctatattatatattatatatatggagaAACATCATCTGGGACTTTGACGTCCCCAGATTTAAAAAAGGTTAAGAGAGGAATAAGAGGAGAGAGCCAGGAACAAAGGGTGTGGCAACAGGTGCATCAGTGGCTGGAGATGGTTTGGTTGGGTTGATATGTTGTCCCTTGTTTATAGGATAAGTTTTCGATGTTCTCGATGTACATCTAGTAGAAATAAATTTGGAAAAGATTGAGATTGGTTCATTTACTATTATAATCATGATCTATGGTTTAGATTGAATTATTGTGATCCCATTTTTTACTGTACTATTATTCATAAGCATAGTAAACTATGCATCTGAATAATTTCAGCCACTGATTTATGATCCAAGATTCCAAGTGTCTATAGTAAACTTGCTTGGAatttgtatatgtttatattcaacctcttatattttatattttatatattatatattatatattatatattatataattaccaAAGTCATTATTATGCTGCAGTCAGTGgggaatttaaaaaataaaataaataataaataatattcatCTGATGTCAATATTGCCAGACATATTGGGACATCAGTac
This window harbors:
- the LOC120258059 gene encoding pentatricopeptide repeat-containing protein At1g14470-like isoform X1, with the protein product MPQPTTTQAHGNAVQLPGSFPDASAFPQLIKSLGCHAVTVHAHVLKLGLMSDRYIRNSVLCYYAKYGPFLCALSLFDEMPDRGIVDWNSMLSGFWKWSSKEDACKVFDEMPERNVVSWTVMVSGLARAGELEEARRVFELMPERSVVSWNAVLSGYVKNGLPDECLFLFNKMMNSGVRPNETSWVTVISACASKGDLQLARTLVQQLEESRVNLNFYVKTALIDMYAKCGCLEKASEMFATMKDRNSVTWNAMISAYIRGGDVQSARKLFNRMHAKDVISWNTMISGYVQHGQWTRAIELFKEISLLNNMKPDEFTMSSVIAACGHLGIIEFGRSLVDYIAENRIPLSLSGYNSLIFFYSRCGSLEEAKKIFEEMPERDVFSYNSLISGLAANGNGYEVLKLLKKMKNDGIEPDAITYIGTLTALSHSGQLDEGFRVFAMIKTLTVDHYACMVDLLGRAGRLDEVMSLISEMPVKPHSGVYGALLNASRIHKRVDLGEFAAKELFELEPENSGNYILLSNMYASNRRWEEVEKLRKMMREKGVLKTVGSSWLEFSRENSSVCLWRSITLPIG
- the LOC120258059 gene encoding pentatricopeptide repeat-containing protein At1g14470-like isoform X2 is translated as MPERNVVSWTVMVSGLARAGELEEARRVFELMPERSVVSWNAVLSGYVKNGLPDECLFLFNKMMNSGVRPNETSWVTVISACASKGDLQLARTLVQQLEESRVNLNFYVKTALIDMYAKCGCLEKASEMFATMKDRNSVTWNAMISAYIRGGDVQSARKLFNRMHAKDVISWNTMISGYVQHGQWTRAIELFKEISLLNNMKPDEFTMSSVIAACGHLGIIEFGRSLVDYIAENRIPLSLSGYNSLIFFYSRCGSLEEAKKIFEEMPERDVFSYNSLISGLAANGNGYEVLKLLKKMKNDGIEPDAITYIGTLTALSHSGQLDEGFRVFAMIKTLTVDHYACMVDLLGRAGRLDEVMSLISEMPVKPHSGVYGALLNASRIHKRVDLGEFAAKELFELEPENSGNYILLSNMYASNRRWEEVEKLRKMMREKGVLKTVGSSWLEFSRENSSVCLWRSITLPIG
- the LOC120258212 gene encoding PHD finger protein ALFIN-LIKE 8-like; the protein is MESGAGAYNPRTAEEVFRDFRGRRAGMIKALTTDVEKFYKQCDPEKENLCLYGLPDETWEVTLPAEEVPPELPEPALGINFARDGMEEKDWLALVAVHSDAWLLAVAFYFGARFGFDKDARRRLFQMINNLPTIFEVVTGSVKKQSKEKTPSSKSNKPISKTPQHQDSQTKPSKAPPPKDEEDSGEEDDEEEDDEEHGNTLCGACGDNYANDEFWICCDMCEKWFHGKCVKITPARAEHIKQYKCPACSNNKRARA